The Virgibacillus dokdonensis genome includes a window with the following:
- a CDS encoding CPBP family intramembrane glutamic endopeptidase, with product MNSINRQLSEYVLFVVFAFIFSQIVAFMFGSIGLILNSELLISIFQRIGQLLGLFGFFIIWYRDITYLRSLGLDTTQRNSLQILNGFFMALTVQTLIIVTYMLTGAELVRLSNSVPYWILFGFAPGMIIHTCVGLVEEFLFRGFLYNHLKKYLPVSVAILLQAALFSLAHLFNPGYSFSAFIGLTIFGILMALLLDYKGSLLLPISFHAMWNLSEGTVFGFAVSGREATSLLKFKVSQNELLHAGEFGSEAGVISMIILSFSSIALLLYTRKLNRNKTVKAS from the coding sequence ATGAATAGTATTAATAGACAATTGTCGGAATATGTTTTATTCGTTGTTTTTGCCTTTATCTTCTCCCAAATAGTTGCTTTTATGTTTGGTAGTATAGGATTAATTTTAAATTCTGAGTTATTAATATCAATATTCCAAAGAATTGGTCAGTTATTAGGCTTATTTGGTTTTTTTATAATATGGTATAGAGATATAACCTATTTAAGGAGTTTAGGACTTGATACAACCCAGCGAAATAGTTTACAAATATTAAATGGCTTTTTCATGGCATTAACAGTTCAAACACTTATTATTGTAACCTACATGTTGACTGGGGCAGAGCTAGTAAGACTATCAAATAGTGTTCCATATTGGATTTTGTTTGGATTTGCTCCTGGAATGATCATTCACACCTGCGTAGGATTGGTAGAAGAATTTTTATTTCGAGGCTTTCTTTATAATCACTTGAAAAAATACTTACCAGTTAGTGTAGCAATACTTTTACAGGCTGCATTATTTTCTTTAGCACATCTCTTCAACCCGGGGTATTCCTTTTCGGCATTTATTGGACTAACTATTTTTGGAATACTTATGGCTCTTTTACTTGACTATAAAGGCTCACTATTATTGCCTATATCGTTTCATGCAATGTGGAATTTAAGTGAGGGAACTGTATTTGGATTTGCCGTAAGTGGTAGAGAAGCAACTAGTCTGCTGAAATTTAAAGTGAGTCAAAATGAACTTTTACATGCCGGTGAATTTGGGTCTGAGGCAGGAGTGATTTCAATGATTATTTTGAGCTTCTCATCAATAGCACTACTACTATATACTAGAAAATTAAACAGAAACAAAACTGTGAAGGCTTCCTAA
- a CDS encoding ABC transporter ATP-binding protein — translation MNNEVVLSVNDLKKSYDNVLAIQDVNLTMYRGEILGVLGRNGAGKTTLIESLVGLRQPDSGDISIYNKEQKKLSAKEIKEYIGIQLQEYSLFERQTIQEILELFGSLYKKSIPVKELLTKLDLINVKDKQIRELSQGQRQRVNIGVALIGDPEILLLDEPTAGLDVHIRLLMWDILEYLKKEGKAILITTHHMEEAERLCDRISILHDKTVLDTDNTTSFIQKFARKDNYTLENAFINITTQKLEGSKEK, via the coding sequence ATGAATAATGAAGTTGTTTTATCCGTAAATGACTTAAAAAAGTCTTATGATAATGTCTTGGCGATTCAAGATGTTAATCTAACAATGTACCGAGGTGAAATCTTAGGGGTATTAGGGCGTAATGGGGCAGGTAAAACCACTTTAATTGAAAGTTTAGTAGGGCTTAGACAACCAGATTCAGGTGATATATCCATTTATAATAAAGAGCAAAAGAAACTCTCGGCTAAGGAAATAAAAGAATATATTGGGATCCAATTACAGGAATATTCCTTATTTGAGAGACAAACCATTCAAGAAATACTGGAACTATTTGGTAGCCTTTATAAAAAAAGTATTCCTGTGAAGGAATTGTTGACCAAACTCGATTTAATTAATGTAAAAGACAAACAAATCAGAGAATTATCACAAGGACAGAGACAAAGGGTCAATATAGGCGTTGCTTTAATTGGCGATCCAGAAATCCTTTTACTAGATGAACCTACAGCAGGATTAGATGTTCATATTAGGTTATTAATGTGGGATATTTTAGAGTATTTAAAAAAAGAGGGTAAAGCAATTTTGATAACTACACATCATATGGAAGAAGCAGAAAGATTGTGTGATAGAATTTCAATATTGCATGACAAAACCGTTTTGGATACGGACAATACGACTTCTTTCATTCAAAAGTTTGCAAGGAAAGATAATTATACTTTGGAAAATGCTTTTATTAATATAACAACACAAAAATTGGAGGGTAGTAAAGAAAAATGA
- a CDS encoding transposase, translating to MVSKTNEILSKNKDRVIVADTGYYNAKEIKDCLDDGNTLYLKPQKKKSMSGEPTYSKDNFQYQKETDTYRCPQGQELPYMENTSKNGLKYKRYIGGDVCLSCPVYSLCTKAKRGKNIQRWEHEELLEKLKEDTEANNEIYKKRSQIVEHPFGTIKRSFGYTFFLGKGLDSVNAEAALIGVAYNFKRLTKIKKFRILWSY from the coding sequence ATGGTTTCAAAAACAAATGAAATATTATCAAAAAACAAAGACAGAGTCATAGTAGCTGATACAGGATATTATAATGCAAAAGAAATAAAAGATTGTTTAGATGACGGAAACACTTTGTATTTAAAACCTCAAAAAAAGAAAAGTATGTCAGGAGAGCCTACTTATTCAAAAGATAATTTTCAGTATCAAAAAGAAACAGATACTTATCGTTGTCCTCAAGGACAAGAACTTCCTTACATGGAAAACACGTCTAAAAATGGTTTGAAGTACAAAAGGTATATTGGAGGAGATGTTTGTTTATCTTGTCCTGTATATAGTTTATGTACAAAAGCTAAAAGAGGAAAAAATATTCAACGCTGGGAACATGAAGAACTTCTCGAAAAATTGAAAGAAGATACTGAAGCCAATAATGAAATTTATAAAAAACGATCACAAATTGTGGAACATCCTTTTGGAACCATTAAGCGATCCTTTGGTTATACTTTTTTTCTAGGGAAAGGGCTGGATTCTGTGAACGCGGAAGCGGCTCTAATTGGTGTTGCCTATAATTTCAAAAGACTAACGAAAATCAAAAAATTTCGGATATTGTGGAGCTATTAG
- a CDS encoding transposase, producing the protein MGIKEYKKHNPGQQPYERKDLLKLFIYGYFNKIRSSRFLETECKRNIELMWLVNGIRPDHGTISLFLKENRKGFKKVMRTFTCLLKGWGLIDGKLIAIDGTKIRAQNSERNYITSNGLTNKMNYIDEKIEHYLQQLKRIAQEDELTEENVSSIESKIDKYQKKKEHLIEIKKKMNEEEKNH; encoded by the coding sequence ATGGGAATTAAAGAATATAAAAAACATAATCCTGGACAACAACCGTATGAGAGAAAAGATTTATTAAAGTTGTTCATCTATGGATACTTTAACAAGATCAGATCTTCTCGTTTTTTAGAGACAGAATGTAAAAGAAATATCGAGTTAATGTGGTTAGTAAATGGAATACGTCCTGATCACGGAACTATTTCATTATTTCTAAAGGAAAACCGTAAAGGCTTTAAGAAAGTTATGCGCACTTTTACATGCTTACTTAAAGGATGGGGATTAATTGATGGCAAGCTCATTGCCATTGATGGAACAAAAATACGAGCACAAAATAGTGAGAGAAATTACATTACTTCAAATGGATTAACAAATAAGATGAATTATATTGATGAAAAGATTGAACACTACCTCCAACAACTAAAACGAATAGCACAGGAGGATGAATTAACAGAAGAGAACGTTTCATCTATCGAATCGAAAATTGATAAATATCAAAAGAAAAAAGAACATCTAATAGAAATAAAAAAGAAAATGAATGAAGAAGAAAAGAACCATTGA
- a CDS encoding transposase: MILYCFLSTKHLCQKRRVPFVGIDDFAFKRRHKYGVIICDPQTSHPIDLLPDRTAETLKTWLAQYNTVIQRISRDRFALFREAINEVFPQAIQIHDRFHLIQNLWTLHNQIIKKVLPTRILKENKPSPSSSPLPLTKQEKRREQNAKQKWERAIQVKKLKGEGHSIRHIATTMNMDWRTVKADLLKEKARHRRTEKTFKTD, translated from the coding sequence ATGATTCTTTATTGCTTCTTATCTACAAAACACCTCTGCCAAAAAAGGAGAGTCCCTTTCGTTGGTATTGATGATTTTGCTTTCAAACGGCGACACAAGTATGGGGTTATTATTTGCGATCCTCAAACATCTCATCCCATTGACTTATTACCCGATCGAACAGCTGAAACACTTAAGACATGGTTGGCGCAATACAATACTGTCATCCAAAGAATATCGAGAGATCGGTTCGCCCTTTTTAGAGAAGCAATTAATGAGGTTTTCCCGCAGGCCATCCAAATACATGACCGTTTTCATCTTATTCAAAATCTATGGACGTTGCATAATCAGATTATAAAAAAAGTGCTTCCCACGCGGATATTGAAAGAGAATAAACCGTCTCCATCATCTTCTCCACTACCATTAACGAAACAGGAAAAGCGAAGAGAACAAAATGCAAAGCAAAAATGGGAACGAGCTATCCAAGTCAAAAAGTTAAAAGGGGAAGGACACTCCATCCGACATATCGCGACAACGATGAATATGGATTGGCGAACTGTAAAGGCAGATCTCTTAAAAGAAAAAGCCAGACACAGGCGAACGGAAAAAACGTTCAAAACCGATTAA
- a CDS encoding thiopeptide-type bacteriocin biosynthesis protein, which yields MNQNLEWVYYKIYFPEEKYIDYFVENIMSKLYKELKSNEKVQKWFFIKFIDETGNHIRLRLQVYNEDLDFVCNYIEEDLEKKLPEVLEVNITTKERILPLEDVENSSGLNDCFYELDIYEPEIEKYGGSIGVTYAEDIFEISSNLTLDFMHYINKDRIDRYTIGLLTMAEFMNTCLEQNKVSSFLMNYISYWIGANYSDKGLMYRDSFLKAGQKRIETTKLIKDSLPEVLIRKIEEFAKDINKVVERVISDQKVPQPIEELCFHYIHMMNNRLGIWPVEEAYLAALLKPLYDEESGRLFKGEELISNE from the coding sequence ATGAACCAAAACTTAGAATGGGTGTATTACAAAATATACTTTCCAGAAGAAAAATATATTGATTATTTTGTAGAAAATATTATGTCGAAGTTATATAAAGAATTAAAATCAAATGAAAAAGTTCAAAAGTGGTTTTTTATAAAATTTATTGATGAGACTGGTAATCACATTAGGCTTAGATTGCAAGTATATAATGAGGATTTAGATTTTGTTTGTAATTATATAGAAGAAGATTTGGAGAAAAAGCTACCAGAGGTATTAGAGGTCAACATCACAACGAAGGAGAGAATATTGCCTTTAGAAGATGTGGAAAATAGTAGCGGTTTGAATGACTGTTTTTATGAATTGGACATATATGAACCCGAAATTGAAAAGTACGGTGGAAGTATTGGGGTAACCTATGCGGAGGATATTTTTGAGATTTCAAGCAATTTAACATTAGATTTCATGCATTATATAAATAAAGATAGAATTGACCGGTATACCATTGGGCTTTTAACTATGGCGGAATTCATGAATACATGCCTCGAACAAAATAAAGTGAGCTCTTTTTTAATGAATTATATAAGTTATTGGATTGGGGCCAATTATTCTGATAAAGGATTGATGTACAGAGATAGCTTCCTTAAAGCAGGTCAGAAACGAATAGAGACTACAAAGTTAATTAAAGATTCCTTGCCAGAGGTTCTAATTAGAAAAATAGAGGAGTTTGCGAAAGATATTAATAAAGTAGTAGAACGAGTTATAAGTGATCAAAAGGTTCCACAACCCATAGAGGAATTATGTTTTCATTATATTCATATGATGAATAATCGTTTAGGTATTTGGCCTGTTGAGGAGGCGTACCTTGCTGCTTTGTTAAAACCTTTATATGACGAAGAGTCTGGACGCTTATTTAAAGGAGAAGAGTTGATATCAAATGAATAA
- a CDS encoding diadenylate cyclase yields MIAIERKQPLEPLIHSETSISAKVSHALLESIFYPGSILHDEAVLKEIKLSLQASFYPYKIPQKKSRDET; encoded by the coding sequence TTGATAGCTATTGAACGGAAACAACCATTAGAACCTTTAATACATTCAGAAACTTCAATCTCAGCAAAGGTGTCACATGCCTTGTTAGAATCTATATTTTATCCAGGCAGCATTCTACATGACGAAGCAGTGTTGAAAGAAATAAAATTGTCTCTGCAGGCATCCTTTTATCCCTACAAGATACCACAGAAAAAATCTCGGGATGAGACATAG
- a CDS encoding GNAT family N-acetyltransferase: MIYVEASRLRLRDWDETDIVPFSALNADENVMQYFPKTLSTEETKAFYTLIVDKIKANGYGLFAVEEKETNEFLGFIGFHRATFEADFTPCIGKYSEKTCVILYKFGFAEMIRLLSWGTKKECECIKRSGHRKEREHAEKIESEQLVQRLSPQTNR; the protein is encoded by the coding sequence ATGATTTATGTAGAGGCGTCCAGATTAAGATTGCGTGACTGGGATGAAACAGATATAGTTCCGTTTTCGGCACTAAATGCGGATGAAAACGTGATGCAGTATTTTCCTAAAACATTATCAACCGAAGAAACAAAGGCTTTTTACACATTAATCGTAGATAAGATCAAAGCGAATGGATATGGACTTTTTGCTGTGGAAGAAAAGGAAACGAATGAATTTTTAGGATTTATTGGGTTTCATCGAGCAACTTTTGAAGCTGATTTTACACCTTGTATTGGGAAGTATTCTGAAAAAACATGTGTTATATTATATAAATTCGGATTTGCTGAAATGATACGTCTGTTAAGTTGGGGCACGAAAAAGGAATGTGAATGTATTAAACGGTCAGGTCATCGGAAAGAACGTGAGCATGCAGAAAAAATAGAAAGCGAGCAGTTAGTTCAACGGTTAAGTCCGCAAACAAACAGATGA
- a CDS encoding DUF6792 domain-containing protein: MPKKATAGDTFQLRLIDLEYKGLSKKEMTKRIKQIYLEEYGDKLNAEIEIYQSSEATTLTQNSGYDGTAVYLKRHNENDKLFIISQGSKDKVDWNYNIKAMLAGKNYSQAQDTHKFTEEVINTFGIDKIREKPNIVGLSHSLAHNNNTTAHLVYGTFDEVYSVNGAQTNYYQLYSADNNFANKIRNQFFISRSDPNSIYNIDPNQLRQFAENYYKDKAKNIHQIISKDDPLYAASAVRGFFTLGNVEMVDTNPNYPGLRSLVEDIPDEVIQDFQELAIQYTTASNQGGINGAMQDILGVNMDVVNKIDDTFDILKTYTTDQAEIDEMIRQLDKKVPGLLQQVKTITSNSDLIFGRLEDAGYISNAQKQLIGKEFSNIETELEGIQETLSSIVDVRGTGNFITQIGGDIAAALKVKGHINAIKDSLKVLNQEDLLKVLDELKASHSIMEVLSGLSHGKKSYLGTDMLFTTNHGNKEIKVNISAALRMYQEGKTVLEEKLSKIRQFQAAIDREIPKSYDRNKYKVMRKIDDIEANPSVYTHILRKHLYFSRLDKKVRRIQVHDVFFPLEHTNLDEEIYELKQSVQKSYTYIENYRKAIEDLFTEEKEVATLFRLVEGE; the protein is encoded by the coding sequence ATGCCTAAGAAAGCAACTGCTGGAGATACATTTCAGTTAAGATTAATAGATTTAGAATATAAAGGTTTATCCAAGAAGGAAATGACTAAACGAATTAAACAAATATATTTAGAAGAATATGGAGATAAACTTAATGCAGAAATTGAAATATACCAATCTTCTGAAGCAACTACTTTAACACAAAATTCAGGATATGACGGAACCGCGGTTTATCTTAAAAGACATAATGAAAATGATAAGCTTTTTATTATTTCCCAAGGCTCTAAAGATAAAGTTGATTGGAATTATAATATAAAAGCCATGTTAGCTGGGAAAAATTATTCACAGGCGCAAGATACTCACAAATTTACAGAAGAAGTTATAAATACATTTGGGATAGATAAAATAAGAGAAAAACCTAATATTGTAGGATTATCACATTCACTAGCCCATAATAATAATACAACAGCTCACTTAGTCTATGGCACATTCGATGAAGTGTATAGTGTGAATGGAGCCCAAACTAATTATTATCAACTTTATTCAGCTGATAATAATTTTGCAAATAAAATAAGAAATCAATTTTTCATCTCTCGTTCAGATCCAAATTCCATCTACAACATAGACCCAAACCAACTCCGTCAATTCGCGGAAAACTACTATAAAGACAAAGCAAAAAATATCCACCAAATCATCTCAAAGGATGATCCACTTTATGCTGCAAGTGCTGTGCGTGGCTTCTTCACGCTTGGGAATGTTGAAATGGTGGACACAAATCCTAACTATCCAGGATTGCGATCACTAGTAGAGGATATTCCAGATGAAGTAATACAGGACTTTCAAGAACTAGCCATCCAGTACACCACTGCTTCTAATCAAGGTGGGATAAACGGAGCTATGCAAGATATTTTGGGCGTTAATATGGATGTTGTAAATAAAATCGATGATACATTTGATATACTTAAAACGTATACAACAGATCAAGCTGAAATTGATGAAATGATTCGTCAATTAGATAAAAAAGTGCCAGGACTACTTCAACAAGTAAAAACAATTACAAGTAATTCTGATTTAATTTTTGGTAGATTAGAAGATGCAGGATATATATCAAATGCACAAAAGCAACTTATTGGTAAAGAATTCTCCAACATAGAAACAGAACTAGAAGGGATTCAAGAGACATTATCTAGCATAGTAGATGTGCGAGGCACTGGGAACTTTATCACACAAATCGGCGGGGACATTGCAGCAGCGCTAAAAGTAAAGGGACATATTAACGCGATCAAAGATAGTCTCAAAGTGTTAAATCAAGAAGATCTTCTGAAGGTTTTAGATGAGTTAAAGGCTAGCCATAGTATTATGGAAGTTTTAAGTGGTTTGTCGCATGGTAAAAAATCCTATTTAGGAACAGATATGCTTTTTACTACCAATCATGGGAATAAAGAAATAAAAGTGAATATTTCAGCCGCTTTGCGTATGTATCAAGAAGGGAAAACCGTTTTAGAAGAAAAGCTATCTAAGATTCGTCAGTTTCAAGCAGCAATAGATAGAGAAATTCCCAAATCCTATGACAGAAACAAATATAAAGTGATGCGCAAAATAGATGACATAGAGGCAAATCCTAGTGTATATACACATATTCTTAGAAAGCATCTTTACTTTTCACGATTAGATAAAAAAGTAAGGCGGATTCAAGTCCACGACGTATTTTTTCCATTAGAACATACGAACCTAGATGAAGAAATATACGAACTAAAGCAAAGTGTACAAAAAAGCTATACATATATTGAAAATTATCGCAAAGCCATCGAAGATTTGTTTACGGAAGAAAAAGAAGTCGCTACTTTATTTCGGTTAGTAGAGGGAGAATGA
- the rpsN gene encoding 30S ribosomal protein S14, which translates to MAKKSKIAKEKKRQQMVAKYAELRKELKEKGDYEALRKLPRNSSPTRLTGRCAITGRPRGYMRQFKMSRIAFREYAHKGQIPGVKKSSW; encoded by the coding sequence ATGGCAAAAAAATCAAAAATTGCAAAAGAGAAAAAAAGACAACAAATGGTAGCAAAATATGCTGAATTACGAAAAGAATTAAAAGAAAAAGGAGATTATGAGGCACTTAGAAAACTTCCTCGGAATTCTTCCCCTACACGTTTAACAGGAAGGTGTGCGATTACTGGGAGACCTCGCGGATATATGAGACAGTTTAAAATGTCTCGAATTGCTTTTAGGGAATATGCACATAAAGGTCAGATTCCAGGTGTGAAAAAGTCGAGTTGGTAA
- a CDS encoding GTP-binding protein, translating to MWFSYLVQLQGENLYRYKGILNIDGLDRRFIFQGVHMIFAGEEK from the coding sequence ATGTGGTTTTCTTATCTTGTTCAACTGCAAGGAGAAAACCTATATCGTTATAAAGGGATATTAAACATAGATGGGTTAGATAGACGATTTATTTTTCAAGGCGTTCATATGATTTTTGCAGGGGAAGAAAAATAA
- a CDS encoding ABC transporter permease, producing the protein MKNTSFVKLVKTGYLEIMRDFKTAFFIIIFPVTFLIMFGLMGMLIPNSESMELSFIEFMFPGVLIFALLSTGLFGTTTPLIELRKKGTLKLFQVTPLSKGEFLLSQITIRFIISIIQITLFFSVGFIIQVIQLKHLIPFYGASLLGMCLILPLGFIFGSIFNSVEVSGALLGGISAPVLMLSGVLLPLTIFPDIFEKIAMISPFTYFGDLLRTVMFDSFSPMFPAYINILVLFGSTIVLFYIGKVTFKWR; encoded by the coding sequence ATGAAAAATACATCCTTTGTGAAACTTGTAAAGACAGGATATTTGGAGATCATGAGAGATTTTAAAACAGCTTTTTTTATAATTATTTTTCCTGTGACCTTCTTAATTATGTTTGGTTTGATGGGAATGCTTATCCCTAATTCAGAATCGATGGAATTAAGCTTTATTGAGTTTATGTTTCCGGGTGTTTTAATATTTGCACTCTTGTCAACAGGGCTTTTTGGTACGACAACTCCCTTGATTGAATTAAGGAAGAAGGGAACTTTAAAGTTATTTCAAGTGACGCCTTTATCGAAGGGAGAGTTTCTATTATCACAGATAACTATCCGATTTATCATATCAATTATTCAAATAACCCTTTTTTTTAGTGTTGGATTTATTATACAGGTCATCCAACTAAAGCACCTCATCCCATTTTATGGGGCTTCCTTACTTGGAATGTGCCTTATTTTACCTCTTGGATTTATTTTCGGTAGCATATTTAATTCAGTAGAGGTTTCTGGCGCATTATTAGGAGGTATTTCAGCTCCAGTATTAATGTTAAGTGGTGTGCTGCTTCCATTAACAATATTTCCCGATATTTTTGAAAAAATAGCGATGATTTCACCCTTTACTTACTTTGGGGATTTACTTCGTACTGTCATGTTTGATAGTTTTTCACCTATGTTTCCAGCTTATATTAATATATTAGTACTCTTTGGTTCCACTATTGTACTATTTTATATTGGTAAGGTTACGTTTAAATGGCGCTAA
- a CDS encoding response regulator, whose protein sequence is MDKQGIQVLIIEDDFRVAAINQQFVEQVDGYQVVKSVKTAEEAYHYLRQPGTEIDLILLDIYIPDVEGLELFWQLRTHCKRVDIVVISAAIEKNVIEEVLRGGVIDYIIKPVDAERFTKMLKQYQQRRRFLMSKEVLEQHEIDDLMERQIGGFSPTKKTHGQLPKGIDSITLDEVTNLFQTKKVKGITAMELSEQIGTSRSTARRYLEYLVSLKKIKTTLLYGNVGRPERRYVLCETYEQNETNNS, encoded by the coding sequence ATGGACAAACAGGGGATACAGGTACTAATTATTGAAGATGATTTTCGCGTTGCAGCGATCAATCAACAATTTGTGGAACAAGTAGATGGGTATCAGGTTGTAAAAAGTGTCAAAACAGCCGAAGAAGCTTATCATTATTTGCGGCAGCCAGGGACAGAAATAGATCTCATATTATTGGATATCTATATCCCAGATGTAGAAGGATTGGAACTTTTTTGGCAATTGCGTACCCACTGTAAACGAGTAGATATTGTGGTAATCTCCGCTGCGATAGAAAAAAACGTCATTGAGGAAGTGCTACGTGGTGGCGTGATTGATTATATCATTAAGCCTGTGGATGCAGAGCGGTTTACAAAGATGTTGAAGCAGTATCAACAAAGGCGGCGCTTTTTGATGTCGAAAGAAGTTTTAGAACAGCATGAAATCGATGATCTGATGGAAAGACAGATTGGGGGTTTCTCTCCTACCAAAAAAACGCATGGTCAGTTGCCTAAAGGAATTGATTCAATTACGTTAGATGAAGTTACCAATCTATTTCAAACTAAAAAGGTAAAAGGAATTACAGCTATGGAGTTAAGTGAACAAATTGGGACGAGCCGATCAACTGCCAGAAGATACTTAGAGTATCTCGTTTCCTTAAAAAAGATTAAGACAACACTGCTGTATGGAAATGTAGGCAGACCAGAAAGGCGTTATGTCCTTTGTGAAACTTATGAACAAAATGAAACAAATAATAGTTAA
- a CDS encoding ATP-binding protein, whose protein sequence is MLTVASIFLFILSTIGSLKQILSSYHKHVIILVRERMKKGVKMFILHKKKDIIANKRYFSLKVKMIMLISILLIGMFVIFGLFLRSFIATTMEDQIAKRALSVSKSVANMPSVRDAFELERPETVMENIVGPLQQNIGAEFIVIGNKEGIRYAHPDPKKIGKPMVGGDNARALEEGQSYISKREGSLGLSIRGKTPIRDKRGEIIGVVSVGFLNEEVQHIIEEQSRSVWLMLFGILFIGVIGAILIATYLKKLLSGMEPEEITQLLLQKEAILQSTHEGIIAVDNQGKMMMMNVAAQTILFEREIDRRSYVGKSVDEFLPHTGLFDVLKTGEKHFNKEMILGDVIVLTNRMPIFHQHTIIGAVTTFRKKTELESITKELSQMKQYANAQRAQTHEFSNKLHTILGLLQLDKQEEAIAYIKQENKTQGTLSRFLLQQVADPMVQGLLQGKWDQASELGVTMTIDPDSQLSTSFVGEKQRAFLTAVGNLLENAIESVKKEAKSNRNMTVLFTDIGEDVIVEVDDSGSGLSHQDMDYIFEQGYTTKNGDHRGVGLALSKHFVDRVGGKILVEEGELGGARFIIIMPKGGWERHGQTGDTGTNY, encoded by the coding sequence TTGCTCACAGTAGCATCCATTTTTCTTTTTATCCTGTCTACAATCGGTTCGTTAAAGCAAATTCTTTCTTCCTATCATAAACATGTCATTATACTAGTAAGAGAGAGGATGAAAAAGGGCGTAAAGATGTTTATTCTACATAAGAAGAAAGATATTATTGCTAATAAACGATATTTCAGTTTAAAGGTGAAAATGATCATGCTTATAAGTATCTTGCTTATAGGGATGTTTGTTATTTTTGGATTGTTTCTTCGCTCATTTATAGCAACAACGATGGAAGATCAAATAGCAAAGCGGGCGTTAAGCGTATCTAAAAGTGTCGCGAATATGCCAAGTGTACGCGATGCTTTTGAGTTAGAGCGTCCGGAAACGGTCATGGAAAATATTGTCGGACCCCTTCAACAAAATATTGGAGCAGAGTTTATAGTTATAGGAAATAAGGAAGGCATTCGTTATGCACATCCAGACCCGAAAAAAATTGGAAAGCCAATGGTTGGTGGGGATAATGCTCGTGCCTTAGAAGAAGGACAGTCATATATCTCAAAGCGTGAAGGATCGTTAGGGTTATCCATTCGCGGAAAAACACCTATTAGAGATAAGCGTGGAGAAATTATTGGTGTGGTATCGGTTGGCTTCTTAAATGAAGAAGTGCAACATATTATTGAGGAGCAAAGCAGATCTGTTTGGTTAATGCTGTTTGGTATTCTTTTCATAGGGGTTATAGGCGCTATTCTGATTGCTACCTATTTAAAAAAATTATTATCGGGAATGGAGCCTGAGGAAATCACTCAACTATTATTGCAAAAGGAGGCCATTTTACAGTCTACACATGAAGGAATTATTGCTGTGGATAACCAAGGGAAAATGATGATGATGAACGTTGCTGCGCAAACTATTTTATTCGAGCGAGAAATAGATAGAAGGTCGTATGTAGGGAAAAGTGTTGATGAATTTTTACCTCATACGGGGTTATTTGATGTTTTGAAAACAGGTGAGAAGCATTTTAATAAAGAGATGATCCTTGGTGATGTCATTGTTTTGACGAACCGAATGCCTATCTTTCATCAACATACTATCATTGGGGCGGTTACTACATTTCGTAAAAAAACGGAGCTGGAAAGCATTACAAAAGAGTTATCGCAAATGAAACAATATGCCAATGCCCAACGTGCACAAACGCATGAATTTTCTAATAAATTGCATACTATTCTAGGTTTGTTACAGCTAGATAAGCAGGAAGAAGCGATCGCTTATATAAAGCAAGAAAACAAAACCCAAGGGACACTTTCGCGATTTTTACTGCAACAAGTAGCTGATCCAATGGTTCAAGGGTTGCTTCAAGGGAAATGGGATCAAGCTAGCGAACTTGGCGTTACGATGACGATTGATCCAGATAGCCAGCTTTCTACTAGTTTTGTTGGAGAAAAGCAACGGGCGTTTTTAACAGCGGTCGGTAATTTGCTTGAGAATGCTATCGAGTCTGTGAAAAAGGAAGCAAAATCGAATCGTAACATGACGGTTCTATTTACAGATATTGGTGAAGATGTCATTGTAGAGGTGGATGATTCGGGAAGCGGACTTTCACATCAGGATATGGATTATATTTTTGAACAAGGTTATACGACCAAAAATGGCGACCATCGTGGTGTTGGTTTAGCGTTAAGTAAACATTTTGTAGATCGTGTAGGAGGAAAAATCTTAGTGGAAGAAGGCGAATTAGGAGGGGCTCGTTTTATCATTATTATGCCGAAAGGGGGATGGGAAAGGCATGGACAAACAGGGGATACAGGTACTAATTATTGA